CGGTCGAACACGTTGAGCACCGGCACGTCGCCCATCTCGCTGTAGGCGCAATGCGCCAGCCGGAAGCCGATCATGTCGGGCGCCAGCCGGATCTCGACCGGCAGCTCCCACAGCTTCTTCAACACCCGCATGACCCGGATCTCGGCCGCCCAGGGCAGCGCCACCACGATCTGGTCGACGGGATTGCGGCGGGCGTGCTCGATCAGGTCGTCGACCGTGCCGCGCACCGGCACGCCCTCGACCGGCTCGATCGGCCGCACGGCGCGCTCGTCCCACACGCCGACGATGCGCCAATCCGTGTTCGATTGCTGACGCAGGTGCTGGATCAGGCGGCGGCCGTGCGGACCGGCGCCGACGATGGCGACGTCGCGCACCAGGCGGCCGGAGTCGATCCAACGGCTGAGCACGATGAACGCGACGAAGCGCACGGAGATGAAGCTGCCTAGGCTCCAGAAGTACCAGAGGATCGCCCAGCCGCGCGGGAAGTTGGACGACACCTTGGCGGCGAACGCGGCCAGCAGCAGCACGCCGACCACGGCCGTCCAGCCGACCGTCAGGCGTCCGATCTGCCGTGGCACGTTGGCGAGGTTGCGCAGGGAGTAGAGGTCGAGCGCGTGGAAGACGTTGGCGACCAGCAACGAGCTGGCCGCCATGGCCAGCAGGTACTGGCTGTCGAAATTGGAGAGGTGCTCCGGCAGCCAGATCATGATCGCGATCCAGCCGATCAGCGCCGGGACCACGACGTCGAGCAGCCGGACCGACCACAGCAGCTGTTTCTCGGAGAGCGCCTTGGATTTATCCATGGCCGCGCCTTACGCCGTCCTTTCGGATGTTCCGCCCGGAAGCCGACGGTTACTCTGGAAAACCACCGGGAAACAATGTCGACCGGGGCGAAGGTATAAGGTGGTCGGCATGATCCGGTCAATGTGGCGGCAGGTCGTGATCGCAAGATAATCTAACATTTTTCAATTTAAAAATAAATGGTTAGAGGGTATTATTGATGTCATTGGTCGACTCGCAAAACGTCGTGAGCGTCCACCCGCCCGCCATCGGAGACCCGCCCCGCTGATGACGTCGCTCAATCGCCTGCGCCAACTCTACCGATGCGTGCGCTCGTTCGGCGCGCCGGCGGGAGTGCGCGTCTGGTGGACGCTGGGGCGTCCGGGGCGCGGTCTGTCGGTCGACGCGGCGCGCGCCGTGCGCGTTCCCGGACTGCCGCATCCGATCTGGCTGCGGCCGGGCACGTCGGATATCGCCAATTTCGAGCAGGTCTTCCTGCGCCGCGCCTACGAGCTGGACGGCTGCCCGCAGGAGGCCGCGCTGGACGCCGAGGCGACGAGGCTCGGTCCGGCGGCGGTGATCGTCGATGGCGGCGCCAATATCGGCCTGTCGTCGATCAGGTTCGCCGCGCGCTTCCCGCAGGCCACGGTGTTCGCGGTCGAGCCTGCGGCGTGCAATCTCGAGATGATCCGTCGCAACGCCGCCGGCTACGCCAACATCGTGCCGGTTGCCGCCGCGCTGTGGGACCGGCCGACCACGGTGGTGATCGTCAACCCCGCCGCCGAACCGTGGCAGTACGCCGTCGACGAGGCGCCGGCGGCGACCCGGGGCGCGCTGCCGACGGTGACGATCGACGAGGTCATCGCGCGGATCCCGAACGGCGAGCCGCTGATCGTGAAGCTGATCGTCGAGGGCGCCGAGAAGGCCATCTTCCGGGCGCCGACGCCTTGGCTGGCGCGGGTGCGCCACGTGATCTTCATGCCCAACGACTGGGCCCGCCGCGGTGGCGGCGCCGGCGCCGCCGCCATGCGGGCGCTGGCGGCGCAGCCCTTCGACTGGGCCGTGAAGGGCCTGTGCGTTTTCTGCTTCCGCGCGCCGTCGTGACGCTCCCGGCCTTCCTTCCGTTGTCCCCGCCACATCTGCGTGCGCGATGCTCGACCAGATCACGCCGGTCGTCCTGACCTACAACGAGGCGCCCAACATCGGCCGCAACCTCGAGCG
The genomic region above belongs to Rhodospirillales bacterium and contains:
- a CDS encoding undecaprenyl-phosphate glucose phosphotransferase gives rise to the protein MDKSKALSEKQLLWSVRLLDVVVPALIGWIAIMIWLPEHLSNFDSQYLLAMAASSLLVANVFHALDLYSLRNLANVPRQIGRLTVGWTAVVGVLLLAAFAAKVSSNFPRGWAILWYFWSLGSFISVRFVAFIVLSRWIDSGRLVRDVAIVGAGPHGRRLIQHLRQQSNTDWRIVGVWDERAVRPIEPVEGVPVRGTVDDLIEHARRNPVDQIVVALPWAAEIRVMRVLKKLWELPVEIRLAPDMIGFRLAHCAYSEMGDVPVLNVFDRPLSEEKLILKRLEDIVLACLMLVVFSPVMLAAAIAIKLDSKGPVLFRQMRYGFNNRKIQVWKFRSMRADECRDLAPIQATRDDPRITRVGRFLRRTSIDELPQIFNVLSGTMSVVGPRPHPIDTKAENVLFEEAVDEYAARHRVKPGLTGWAQVNGWRGETDTIEKIQRRVDHDLYYIENWSLYFDIKIVLLTVVAVLRGKNAY
- a CDS encoding FkbM family methyltransferase, producing MTSLNRLRQLYRCVRSFGAPAGVRVWWTLGRPGRGLSVDAARAVRVPGLPHPIWLRPGTSDIANFEQVFLRRAYELDGCPQEAALDAEATRLGPAAVIVDGGANIGLSSIRFAARFPQATVFAVEPAACNLEMIRRNAAGYANIVPVAAALWDRPTTVVIVNPAAEPWQYAVDEAPAATRGALPTVTIDEVIARIPNGEPLIVKLIVEGAEKAIFRAPTPWLARVRHVIFMPNDWARRGGGAGAAAMRALAAQPFDWAVKGLCVFCFRAPS